The Synergistaceae bacterium nucleotide sequence TGTGATTAATAATTGCTTAATCTCGTCAATTTTTTCCGAGCTCCATTCAGGCACTGATATAATTTCTGCGTCCGTCAATCTCAAAACCGAGCTGTAATCTTCAGGACTCATATTATTGCCCGGAGTCGTCCCATATGGTAAGCTGCTTTCAAGAACCGGCCCGAAACCATAGCCCCGCGATAAAAACGCAACTGCTCTCTCAAGATTTCCGCCTGAATTCAAAATATTTGTCGAGTCGGGATTATATATCGAGTAATTTTTTTTAGGCGAGTTATAAGCAAAGTAGGCCAAGTGCATTTCTGACAAGTCCAAATCTAAATATGTGCCTAAATTGTTAATTAATACTCCCTGAGCACATTGCATTAAATAATTACTCTCACAGGCCTGCAATACAGCAAATGCCCAGTCAGTCTTATAATTGCCCTGATCGTTTATTGTCGTAACAACGCCCGAACCCCGCAAATCAAGTTCTCCGCCGCTGTCGCCTTCACTGTTAGGGCTGTATTTGTCGCAGCCTCCTGATAAAATCACAAGCGATAATATTAGAGTTATACAAAAAATTTTCTTGCTCAAATTAATAACGCCTCCTGAAAAAATTTCAAGTATATTATATAATTCTTTCTTAATAAATTTTTCGGAGATGAATATTTCAATGTCTAATAATCCCTTCTTTGATGACCCTCTTGCGCAATTTCTAGGCGATTGGTCATGTCATATTAATATTTACTCGGTGTTATTCAGAATTTGCCTTGTTGTCTTACTCGCTGCAATTATAGGCTGTGAACGTTCAAGCAAAAGGCACTCGGCAGGTTTGAGAACGTTTATAATTGTCTCGCTGGCTTCGGCGGTGGCTGCTATGATTGATATTTGCGTCATAGTTCACACAAATGAAGGTTTTGCTATCATTTCTGCGGCGGCCATTGTTGCAGTTGCCATGATCAGCGGAAATTCTATTTTATTCAGCTCTAAGAGTCAAATTAAGGGACTCACTACTTCGGCGGGACTCTGGGCTTGTTCTATAATAGGGCTCGCAATAGGTGCAGGACTCTATACTATTACATTAATTGCGTTTGTTGCTTTACTCTGTTGTCTTTCGCAGCTGCCATTTATTGAGACAATTTTGAAAGATAGATCTAATCATTTCGAGATTCATTTGGAGTTAAAGAATAGCTCAAATCTTCAAGACTTTGTTACGACTATAAGAAAACTGGGACTCAAAATTGATGACATCGAGTCAAATCCTGCATACATAAATTCGGGCTTAAGCGTTTATTCAGTATCTATGACGATTCACGAACGCGATTTTAAGCAATACAGAAAGCACAGTGATATTATAGAAGCCTTGAGATCTCTTGATTATATTCACTATATTGAAGAAATGAATTAAATTTTTGCGGGAATTATTTTACTATAACGCGAAATGAATTAAAATAATTGTACTCACAATTTTAGTAATATATACAGTAAGGAGAAATTTTTTAATGCAGATTAGTATCACAAAGAACACACACCCCGGTAAAATGCCTCCGAGCGATAAACTCGGTTTCGGCTCAATTTTCAGCGATCACATGTTCATGATGGATTATACGGACGCTCAAAAATGGCATAATGCGCGTATAGTTCCATTCGGGCCGATTCCGATTAATCCCGCAGCCAGTGTTTTGCACTATGCAAATGAAGTTTTCGAGGGCATGAAAGCATATCGCTGGGCAGATAACAGCATTCACTTATTCAGACCGATTGAGAATGCAAAGCGTATTAATA carries:
- a CDS encoding MgtC/SapB family protein; this encodes MSNNPFFDDPLAQFLGDWSCHINIYSVLFRICLVVLLAAIIGCERSSKRHSAGLRTFIIVSLASAVAAMIDICVIVHTNEGFAIISAAAIVAVAMISGNSILFSSKSQIKGLTTSAGLWACSIIGLAIGAGLYTITLIAFVALLCCLSQLPFIETILKDRSNHFEIHLELKNSSNLQDFVTTIRKLGLKIDDIESNPAYINSGLSVYSVSMTIHERDFKQYRKHSDIIEALRSLDYIHYIEEMN